A single region of the Mycobacterium avium subsp. avium genome encodes:
- the pdxS gene encoding pyridoxal 5'-phosphate synthase lyase subunit PdxS, with protein sequence MNTAHSPDGSGRTGTARVKRGMAEMLKGGVIMDVVTPEQAKIAEGAGAVAVMALERVPADIRAQGGVSRMSDPDMIEGIISAVTIPVMAKARIGHFVEAQILQSLGVDYIDESEVLTPADYTHHIDKWKFTVPFVCGATNLGEALRRINEGAAMIRSKGEAGTGDVSNATTHMRAIGGEIRRLMSLSEDELYVAAKELQAPYELVVEVARAGKLPVTLFTAGGIATPADAAMMMQLGAEGVFVGSGIFKSGDPAQRAAAIVKATTFYDDPDVLAKVSRGLDEAMVGINVEQIAQPERLAERGW encoded by the coding sequence GTGAACACCGCCCATTCACCGGACGGCAGCGGGCGAACCGGGACCGCGCGGGTCAAGCGCGGCATGGCCGAAATGCTCAAGGGCGGCGTCATCATGGACGTCGTCACCCCCGAGCAGGCCAAGATCGCCGAGGGCGCCGGCGCCGTCGCCGTGATGGCCCTCGAGCGGGTGCCCGCCGACATCCGCGCCCAGGGCGGGGTGTCGCGGATGAGCGACCCGGACATGATCGAGGGCATCATCTCCGCGGTCACCATCCCGGTGATGGCCAAGGCCCGCATCGGGCATTTCGTCGAGGCGCAGATCCTGCAGAGCCTGGGCGTGGACTACATCGACGAGTCCGAGGTGCTCACCCCCGCCGACTACACCCACCACATCGACAAGTGGAAGTTCACCGTGCCGTTCGTGTGCGGGGCGACCAACCTGGGCGAGGCGTTAAGACGCATCAACGAGGGCGCGGCGATGATCCGCTCCAAGGGTGAGGCCGGCACCGGCGACGTCTCCAACGCCACCACCCACATGCGGGCGATCGGCGGCGAGATCCGCCGCCTGATGTCGCTGTCGGAAGACGAGTTGTATGTCGCCGCAAAGGAATTGCAGGCCCCCTACGAACTGGTCGTGGAGGTGGCCCGGGCCGGCAAGCTGCCGGTCACCCTGTTCACCGCCGGCGGCATCGCCACCCCGGCCGACGCGGCGATGATGATGCAGCTCGGCGCCGAGGGCGTGTTCGTCGGCTCCGGCATCTTCAAGTCCGGCGACCCCGCCCAGCGCGCCGCCGCGATCGTCAAGGCCACCACCTTCTACGACGACCCCGACGTGCTGGCCAAGGTGTCACGCGGGCTGGACGAGGCGATGGTCGGCATCAACGTCGAGCAGATCGCGCAGCCCGAGCGCCTGGCGGAACGCGGCTGGTAA
- the tesB gene encoding acyl-CoA thioesterase II has product MSIEQILDLEQLEVNIYRGGVFSPDSGYFQRTFGGHVAGQSLVSAVRTVDPRYQVHSLHGYFLRPGDAKERTVFIVERTRDGGSFATRRVNAIQHGEIIFSMGASFQTDQEGIHHQDAMPAAPPPDGLPGLDSIKVFDDAGFKQFEEWDVCIVPREKLQLTPGKASQQQVWFRHRDPLPDDPVLHICALAYMSDLTLLGSAQVTHLDVREHLQVASLDHAMWFMRAFRADEWLLYDQSSPSANGGRSLCQGKIFTQSGEMVAAVMQEGLTRFQRGYRQ; this is encoded by the coding sequence GTGTCGATCGAGCAGATCCTTGATCTCGAGCAACTCGAGGTCAACATCTACCGCGGGGGCGTCTTCAGCCCGGATTCCGGATATTTCCAGCGCACCTTCGGCGGCCATGTGGCCGGCCAGTCGCTGGTGTCGGCGGTGCGCACGGTCGACCCGCGCTACCAGGTGCACTCGCTGCACGGGTACTTCCTGCGGCCCGGGGACGCCAAGGAGCGCACGGTGTTCATCGTCGAGCGCACCCGCGACGGCGGCTCGTTTGCCACCCGGCGGGTCAACGCCATTCAGCACGGCGAGATCATCTTCTCCATGGGCGCGTCGTTCCAGACCGACCAGGAGGGCATCCACCACCAGGACGCCATGCCGGCTGCGCCGCCCCCGGACGGCCTGCCCGGGCTGGACTCGATCAAGGTGTTCGACGACGCCGGGTTCAAGCAGTTCGAGGAGTGGGACGTCTGCATCGTGCCGCGGGAGAAGCTGCAGCTGACCCCGGGCAAGGCGTCCCAGCAGCAGGTGTGGTTCCGCCACCGCGACCCGTTGCCCGACGACCCGGTGCTGCACATCTGCGCGCTGGCCTACATGAGCGACCTGACGCTGCTGGGCTCGGCGCAGGTTACCCACCTCGACGTGCGCGAGCACCTGCAGGTGGCGTCGCTGGACCACGCCATGTGGTTCATGCGGGCGTTCCGCGCCGACGAGTGGCTGCTCTACGACCAGTCCTCGCCGTCGGCCAACGGCGGCCGCTCGCTGTGCCAGGGCAAGATCTTCACCCAGTCCGGCGAGATGGTGGCCGCGGTCATGCAGGAGGGGCTGACCCGCTTCCAGCGGGGATATCGGCAGTGA
- the pdxT gene encoding pyridoxal 5'-phosphate synthase glutaminase subunit PdxT, with the protein MSAPRIGVLALQGDTREHLAALREAGAESMPVRRRGELEAVDGLVIPGGESTTMSHLLKDLDLLEPLRGLLADGLPAYGACAGMILLASEILDAGAGGREALPLRAIDMTVRRNAFGRQVDSFEGDIAFAGLDGPVRAVFIRAPWVERAGDGVEVLARAAGHVVAVRQGARLATAFHPEMTGDRRIHRLFVDLVTGVV; encoded by the coding sequence GTGAGCGCCCCGCGGATCGGGGTGCTGGCGCTGCAGGGCGACACCCGCGAGCATCTGGCCGCGCTGCGCGAGGCCGGGGCCGAGTCGATGCCGGTGCGCCGGCGTGGCGAGCTCGAGGCGGTCGACGGGCTGGTCATCCCCGGCGGGGAATCGACCACCATGAGCCACCTGCTCAAAGACCTCGACCTGCTGGAGCCGCTGCGGGGGCTGCTGGCCGACGGGCTGCCCGCCTACGGCGCCTGCGCCGGGATGATCCTGCTGGCCAGCGAGATCCTGGACGCCGGCGCCGGCGGGCGGGAGGCGCTGCCGCTGCGGGCGATCGATATGACGGTGCGCCGCAATGCTTTTGGACGCCAGGTCGACTCGTTCGAGGGTGACATCGCGTTCGCGGGCCTGGACGGGCCGGTGCGCGCGGTGTTCATCCGCGCGCCCTGGGTGGAGCGCGCCGGCGACGGCGTCGAGGTGCTGGCCCGCGCCGCCGGTCACGTCGTCGCGGTGCGCCAGGGTGCCAGGCTGGCCACGGCGTTTCACCCCGAGATGACCGGCGACCGGCGCATCCACCGGCTGTTCGTCGACCTGGTCACCGGGGTGGTCTGA
- a CDS encoding YebC/PmpR family DNA-binding transcriptional regulator, with amino-acid sequence MSGHSKWATTKHKKAVIDARRGKMFARLIKNIEVAARVGGGDPAGNPTLYDAIQKAKKSSVPNENIERARKRGAGEEAGGADWQTITYEGYAPNGVAVLIECLTDNRNRAASEVRVAMTRNGGTMADPGSVSYLFSRKGVVTCEKNGLTEDDILAAVLDAGAEEVEDLGDSFEIICEPTDLVAVRTALQDAGIDYDSAEAGFQPSVTVPLDADGAQKVMRLVDALEDSDDVQDVWTNADIPDEILAQIEE; translated from the coding sequence ATGAGCGGCCATTCCAAGTGGGCCACCACCAAGCACAAGAAGGCCGTCATCGACGCACGCCGCGGCAAGATGTTCGCCCGGCTGATCAAGAACATCGAGGTCGCGGCCCGCGTCGGTGGCGGTGATCCGGCGGGCAACCCGACGCTCTACGACGCGATCCAGAAGGCGAAGAAGAGCTCGGTGCCCAACGAGAACATCGAGCGGGCCCGCAAGCGCGGCGCCGGCGAGGAGGCCGGCGGCGCCGACTGGCAGACCATCACCTACGAGGGGTATGCGCCCAACGGCGTGGCGGTGCTGATCGAGTGCCTGACCGACAACCGCAACCGCGCCGCCAGCGAGGTGCGGGTGGCGATGACCCGCAACGGCGGCACCATGGCCGACCCGGGTTCGGTGTCCTACCTGTTCTCCCGCAAGGGCGTCGTCACCTGTGAGAAGAACGGCCTGACCGAGGACGACATCCTGGCGGCCGTGCTGGATGCCGGCGCCGAAGAGGTCGAGGACCTCGGCGACAGCTTCGAAATCATCTGCGAGCCAACCGATCTCGTCGCGGTGCGGACGGCGCTGCAGGACGCGGGCATCGACTACGACTCCGCCGAGGCGGGATTCCAGCCGTCCGTGACGGTGCCGCTGGACGCCGACGGCGCGCAGAAGGTGATGCGGCTGGTCGACGCGCTCGAGGACAGCGACGACGTCCAGGACGTGTGGACCAACGCCGACATTCCCGACGAGATCCTGGCCCAGATCGAGGAGTGA
- a CDS encoding polyamine aminopropyltransferase, giving the protein MSTVEVSAPEAAPPSPGRWRVLLLAAVAACAACGIIYELALLTLSASLDGGGIVATSLIVAGYIAALGVGALLAKPLLAHAALGFIAVEALLGVVGGLSAAALYVVFAFLDGSVGSTWVLAVSTALIGGLVGAEVPLLMTLLQRGRTAGPADAGRTLANLNAADYLGALLGGLVWPFLLLPQLGMIRGAAATGMINLAAAAVVAIFLLRQVVSARQLALALCALAAALALLAGLLLRSADVETTSRQRLYADPIIAYRHTPYQEIVVTRRGDDTRLYLDGGLQFSTRDEYRYTESLVYPALGNGARSVLVLGGGDGLAARELLRQPGISRIVQVELDPAVIEIARTTLRAANGGSLDNPRVRVLTGDAMAWLRGPNPDRFDAVIVDLPDPDTPVLGRLYSTEFYALAARALAPGGLLVVQAGSPFSTPTAYWRTVSTIRAAGYAVTPYHVHVPTFGDWGFVLAQRGDTPPAPKVPPDAPPLRFLDQRVLQAAVVFSGDVGPRPLEPSTLDNPRIVGDMRHGYD; this is encoded by the coding sequence ATGAGCACCGTCGAGGTCAGCGCGCCCGAGGCGGCGCCGCCGTCGCCGGGGCGGTGGCGGGTGCTGCTGCTGGCCGCCGTCGCGGCGTGCGCGGCCTGCGGCATCATCTACGAACTCGCGCTGCTGACGCTGTCGGCCAGCCTGGACGGCGGCGGCATCGTCGCCACCTCGCTGATCGTGGCCGGCTACATCGCCGCGCTGGGGGTGGGCGCGCTGCTGGCCAAACCGCTGCTGGCGCACGCCGCGCTCGGCTTCATCGCGGTCGAGGCGCTGCTGGGCGTGGTGGGCGGGCTGTCGGCGGCCGCGCTGTACGTGGTGTTCGCGTTCCTGGACGGCTCGGTCGGGTCGACCTGGGTGCTGGCGGTCAGCACGGCGCTGATCGGTGGCCTGGTCGGCGCCGAGGTGCCGCTGCTGATGACGCTGCTGCAGCGCGGACGGACGGCCGGGCCCGCCGACGCCGGCCGCACGCTGGCCAACCTCAACGCCGCCGACTACCTCGGCGCGTTGCTCGGCGGGCTGGTGTGGCCGTTCCTGCTGCTGCCGCAGCTGGGCATGATCCGGGGCGCGGCCGCCACCGGCATGATCAACCTGGCGGCGGCGGCCGTGGTAGCGATTTTCCTGCTGCGGCAAGTGGTTTCGGCGCGGCAACTGGCGCTGGCGCTGTGCGCGCTGGCCGCCGCGCTGGCGCTGCTGGCCGGCCTGCTGCTGCGCTCGGCGGACGTCGAAACCACCAGCAGGCAAAGGCTTTACGCCGACCCGATCATCGCCTACCGGCACACGCCCTACCAGGAGATCGTGGTGACCCGCCGCGGTGACGACACCCGGCTGTACCTGGACGGCGGGCTGCAGTTCTCCACCCGCGACGAGTACCGCTACACCGAGAGCCTGGTCTACCCCGCACTCGGCAACGGCGCCCGGTCGGTGCTGGTGCTCGGCGGCGGCGACGGCCTGGCCGCGCGCGAATTACTGCGCCAGCCCGGCATTTCCAGGATCGTGCAGGTCGAACTCGACCCCGCCGTCATCGAGATCGCCCGCACCACGCTGCGCGCCGCCAACGGCGGTTCGCTGGACAACCCGCGGGTGCGGGTGCTGACCGGGGACGCGATGGCCTGGCTGCGCGGGCCGAACCCGGATCGGTTCGACGCGGTCATCGTCGACCTGCCCGACCCCGACACCCCGGTGCTGGGGCGGCTGTACTCCACCGAGTTCTACGCGCTGGCCGCCCGCGCGCTGGCGCCCGGCGGGCTGCTGGTGGTGCAGGCGGGCAGCCCGTTCTCCACCCCGACGGCGTACTGGCGCACGGTGTCGACCATCCGGGCGGCCGGCTACGCCGTCACGCCCTACCACGTGCACGTGCCCACGTTCGGCGACTGGGGCTTCGTGCTGGCCCAGCGCGGCGACACCCCGCCCGCGCCCAAGGTGCCGCCCGACGCGCCGCCACTGCGCTTCCTCGATCAGCGGGTGCTGCAGGCCGCGGTGGTGTTCTCCGGCGACGTCGGGCCGCGACCGCTGGAACCCTCGACGCTGGACAATCCGCGCATCGTCGGCGACATGCGGCACGGCTACGACTGA
- a CDS encoding DUF350 domain-containing protein, with protein MYLAVEIGTVDLNPVLKGAVATILYFAVGMAVLLVGFYAVDLLTPGKLRQLVFIDRRPNAVVVAGAMYIALTVVIITAIANSYSQLGQGLVGVAVYGLMGVILLGVALLAMHLLIPGSFHEHVEEPQLHPGSFAVALILLAVGGVTAAAVS; from the coding sequence ATGTACCTCGCCGTCGAGATCGGCACCGTCGACCTCAATCCCGTCCTCAAGGGCGCGGTCGCGACCATCCTGTACTTCGCGGTCGGCATGGCCGTGCTGCTGGTCGGGTTCTACGCGGTCGACCTGCTGACCCCGGGCAAGCTGCGCCAACTGGTGTTCATCGACCGCCGGCCCAACGCCGTCGTCGTCGCGGGCGCGATGTACATCGCGCTGACCGTGGTGATCATCACCGCCATCGCCAACAGCTACAGCCAGCTGGGCCAGGGCCTGGTCGGGGTGGCGGTGTACGGGCTGATGGGCGTCATCCTGCTCGGGGTGGCGCTGCTGGCGATGCACCTGCTGATCCCGGGCAGCTTCCACGAGCACGTCGAGGAGCCGCAGCTGCACCCGGGATCGTTCGCGGTGGCGCTGATCCTGCTCGCGGTGGGAGGAGTGACCGCCGCGGCGGTGTCATGA
- a CDS encoding DUF4247 domain-containing protein, which translates to MSRNRLFVIAGALAVAAVVCLVTGIILLQKNIASYVAGHYHEYARDVNGTRYQCTGSPEQVADTLSEYAEPAARADDNKTEYLRYSNDIVIVGPDGNYPCSIRVEPLSAGYSHGAFVFLGPGFFPGSPSGGAGGTPGGPGGTK; encoded by the coding sequence GTGAGCCGCAACCGCCTGTTCGTCATCGCCGGCGCCCTGGCCGTCGCCGCGGTGGTGTGCCTGGTGACCGGAATTATCTTGCTGCAGAAGAACATTGCGTCCTATGTGGCCGGCCACTACCACGAGTACGCCCGCGACGTGAACGGCACCCGCTACCAGTGCACCGGCTCGCCCGAGCAGGTGGCCGACACGCTGTCCGAGTACGCCGAGCCCGCGGCGCGGGCCGACGACAACAAGACCGAATACCTGCGCTACAGCAACGACATCGTGATCGTCGGCCCGGACGGCAACTACCCGTGCAGCATTCGCGTCGAGCCGCTGAGCGCCGGATACAGCCACGGCGCCTTCGTCTTCCTCGGCCCGGGCTTCTTCCCCGGGTCGCCGTCCGGCGGCGCCGGAGGCACCCCCGGCGGGCCGGGCGGCACCAAGTGA
- a CDS encoding DUF2617 family protein, producing MPLHQLAVTPADVSGEKLGLALNAPVPAPLVSHRLDHPGGGALLLGVLGASHVVAVEHAFSEEISCTARSFGADLPERAEAPGYRLRSRSDARDEASFRRLADDLRDRCARRPGWLGGSFPGDGAALTVLAARPDGAGWRWRTWHLYPDRPAGRGGTVVRTASRWHP from the coding sequence GTGCCCCTTCATCAGCTCGCCGTGACCCCCGCGGACGTGTCCGGGGAGAAGCTGGGCCTGGCGCTCAACGCGCCGGTGCCGGCGCCGCTGGTCAGCCACCGGCTGGACCATCCCGGCGGCGGCGCGCTGTTGCTCGGGGTGCTGGGCGCGTCGCACGTCGTCGCGGTCGAGCATGCGTTCTCCGAGGAAATCTCGTGTACCGCACGCAGTTTCGGCGCCGACCTGCCCGAGCGCGCCGAGGCGCCCGGCTACCGCCTGCGCTCCCGCTCCGACGCCCGTGACGAGGCGAGCTTTCGCCGGCTCGCCGACGACCTTCGCGACCGGTGCGCGCGCCGGCCGGGCTGGCTGGGCGGCAGCTTCCCCGGCGACGGCGCCGCGCTGACCGTGCTGGCCGCCCGGCCCGACGGCGCCGGCTGGCGCTGGCGGACCTGGCACCTGTATCCCGACCGCCCCGCCGGCCGCGGCGGGACCGTCGTTCGCACCGCCAGCCGGTGGCATCCGTGA
- a CDS encoding DUF4178 domain-containing protein, translating into MGSLLVMLAIVLFIASIVVLVVALRRPKQPARPAGRPDPLAADALPQFGPRQLGPGAVVSYGGTDYIVRGSVTYREGPFVWWEHLLEGGDQPLWFSIEEDDGRLQLALWVTRKDLSLRPGDNYVVDGVTFHESERGRASYTTEGTTGLPAGGEMEFVDCTNADETALLSFERWAPDMPWEVSTGRPVSPGEITVYAAPPPSSA; encoded by the coding sequence GTGGGATCTCTGCTGGTCATGCTCGCCATCGTGCTGTTCATCGCGTCGATCGTGGTGCTCGTGGTGGCTTTGCGACGGCCCAAGCAACCCGCGCGCCCGGCCGGGCGGCCCGATCCGCTCGCCGCGGACGCGCTGCCGCAGTTCGGTCCGCGCCAACTCGGGCCGGGCGCCGTCGTCAGCTACGGCGGCACCGACTACATCGTGCGCGGCTCGGTCACCTACCGCGAGGGCCCGTTCGTGTGGTGGGAACACCTGTTGGAAGGCGGTGACCAGCCGCTGTGGTTCAGCATCGAAGAAGACGACGGGCGGCTGCAATTGGCCCTGTGGGTGACCCGCAAGGACCTCTCGCTGCGGCCCGGCGACAACTACGTGGTCGACGGCGTGACGTTTCACGAGTCCGAGCGCGGCCGCGCCTCCTACACCACCGAGGGCACCACCGGGCTGCCGGCCGGCGGCGAGATGGAATTCGTCGACTGCACCAACGCCGACGAGACGGCGCTGCTGTCGTTCGAGCGCTGGGCCCCGGACATGCCCTGGGAGGTGTCGACGGGCAGGCCGGTGTCGCCCGGCGAGATCACCGTGTATGCCGCGCCGCCACCGAGTTCGGCCTGA
- the ruvC gene encoding crossover junction endodeoxyribonuclease RuvC, translating to MRVMGVDPGLTRCGLSVVESGRGRTVVALDVDVVRTPSEAPLAERLLSISDAVEHWLATHQPDVVAIERVFSQLNVTTVMGTAQAGGVVALAAAKRGIGVHFHTPSEVKAAVTGNGAANKAQVTAMVTRILALQAKPTPADAADALALAICHCWRAPMIARMARAEALAAQQRQKYKDKVDATLRAAR from the coding sequence ATGCGGGTGATGGGCGTCGACCCCGGCCTGACCCGGTGCGGGCTGTCGGTGGTGGAAAGCGGGCGCGGTCGCACCGTCGTCGCGCTGGACGTCGACGTGGTGCGCACCCCGTCGGAAGCGCCGCTGGCCGAGCGGCTGCTGAGCATCAGCGACGCGGTCGAGCATTGGCTGGCCACCCATCAGCCGGACGTGGTGGCCATCGAGCGGGTGTTCTCCCAGCTGAATGTGACGACCGTGATGGGCACCGCCCAGGCCGGCGGCGTGGTGGCGCTGGCGGCGGCCAAACGCGGCATCGGCGTGCACTTCCACACCCCCAGCGAGGTCAAGGCCGCGGTGACCGGCAACGGCGCCGCCAACAAGGCCCAAGTCACCGCGATGGTCACCAGAATCCTTGCGCTGCAAGCCAAACCGACACCCGCAGACGCCGCCGACGCGCTGGCGCTGGCCATCTGCCACTGCTGGCGGGCGCCGATGATCGCCCGGATGGCGCGGGCCGAGGCGCTGGCGGCCCAGCAGCGGCAGAAATACAAGGACAAGGTGGACGCCACGCTGAGGGCCGCGCGATGA
- the ruvA gene encoding Holliday junction branch migration protein RuvA: MIASVRGEVLEVALDHAVIEAAGVGYRVNATPSTLSTLRTGTQARLITAMIVREDSMTLYGFTDAETRDLFLTLLSVSGVGPRLAMATLAVHDAGALRQALHDGDVAALTRVPGIGKRGAERMVLELRDKIGAAGAAGAPAGAARNGHAVRGPVVEALVGLGFAAKQAEEATDKVLAAEPEAGTSGALRAALSLLGKSR; encoded by the coding sequence ATGATCGCCTCGGTGCGCGGCGAGGTGCTCGAGGTGGCGCTCGACCATGCGGTGATCGAGGCCGCCGGGGTCGGCTACCGGGTCAACGCGACGCCCTCGACGCTGTCCACGCTGCGCACCGGGACGCAGGCCCGGCTGATCACCGCGATGATCGTCCGCGAGGATTCGATGACGTTGTACGGCTTCACCGACGCCGAGACCCGCGACCTGTTCCTGACCCTGCTGTCGGTGTCGGGCGTCGGCCCGCGGCTGGCGATGGCGACGCTGGCCGTGCACGACGCCGGCGCGCTGCGCCAGGCCCTGCACGACGGCGACGTCGCCGCGCTGACCCGGGTGCCCGGGATCGGCAAGCGCGGCGCCGAGCGGATGGTGCTGGAGCTGCGCGACAAGATCGGCGCGGCCGGGGCCGCGGGCGCGCCGGCGGGCGCGGCCCGCAACGGCCACGCGGTGCGCGGCCCGGTGGTCGAGGCGCTGGTCGGCCTCGGCTTCGCCGCCAAGCAGGCCGAGGAGGCCACCGACAAGGTGCTGGCCGCCGAGCCCGAAGCCGGCACCTCAGGCGCGCTGCGCGCCGCCCTGTCGCTGCTCGGGAAGTCCAGATGA
- the ruvB gene encoding Holliday junction branch migration DNA helicase RuvB — protein sequence MTAHDADWSDRDVSGALVPGEGDIDVSLRPRSLREFIGQPRVREQLQLVIEGAKNRGGTPDHILLSGPPGLGKTSLAMIIAAELGSSLRVTSGPALERAGDLAAMLSNLVEHDVLFIDEIHRIARPAEEMLYLAMEDFRVDVVVGKGPGATSIPLEVAPFTLVGATTRSGALTGPLRDRFGFTAHMDFYEPAELQQVLARSAGILGIELGAEAAEEIARRSRGTPRIANRLLRRVRDFAEVRADGVITRDVAKAALAVYDVDELGLDRLDRAVLTALTRSFGGGPVGVSTLAVAVGEEAATVEEVCEPFLVRAGMVARTPRGRVATAQAWTHLGMVPPAGAAGLGQPGLFD from the coding sequence ATGACCGCCCATGACGCCGACTGGTCGGACCGCGACGTCTCGGGCGCCCTGGTTCCCGGTGAAGGCGACATCGACGTCAGCCTGCGGCCCCGCTCGCTGCGGGAATTCATCGGCCAGCCGCGGGTGCGCGAACAGCTGCAGCTGGTCATCGAGGGCGCCAAGAACCGCGGCGGCACCCCCGATCACATCCTTCTGTCGGGCCCGCCGGGGCTGGGCAAGACGTCGCTGGCCATGATCATCGCCGCCGAGCTGGGCTCGTCGCTGCGGGTGACGTCCGGCCCGGCGCTGGAACGCGCGGGCGACCTGGCGGCCATGCTGTCCAACCTGGTCGAGCACGACGTGCTGTTCATCGACGAGATCCACCGCATCGCCCGGCCGGCCGAGGAGATGCTCTACCTGGCGATGGAGGACTTCCGGGTCGACGTGGTGGTCGGCAAGGGCCCGGGGGCGACGTCGATCCCGCTGGAGGTGGCGCCGTTCACCCTGGTCGGCGCCACCACCCGGTCCGGCGCGCTGACCGGCCCGCTGCGGGACCGGTTCGGCTTCACCGCGCACATGGACTTCTACGAGCCGGCCGAGCTGCAGCAGGTGCTGGCCCGCTCGGCCGGCATCCTGGGCATCGAGCTGGGCGCCGAGGCGGCCGAGGAGATCGCCCGGCGCTCGCGCGGCACACCGCGGATCGCCAACCGGCTGCTGCGCCGGGTCCGCGACTTCGCCGAGGTGCGCGCCGACGGGGTGATCACCCGTGACGTCGCCAAGGCCGCGCTGGCCGTCTACGACGTCGACGAACTCGGCCTGGACCGGCTGGACCGCGCCGTGCTCACCGCGCTGACCCGCAGCTTCGGCGGCGGCCCGGTCGGGGTGTCGACGCTCGCGGTGGCGGTGGGCGAGGAGGCCGCCACGGTCGAGGAGGTGTGCGAACCGTTCCTGGTCCGCGCCGGCATGGTGGCCCGCACGCCGCGCGGCCGGGTGGCCACCGCCCAGGCCTGGACACACTTGGGCATGGTCCCCCCGGCCGGGGCCGCCGGCCTGGGTCAACCCGGTCTGTTCGACTGA